CTTGGTCCAAATAAAATGCTTTATGCCCTTTTGATGCTAAATGAATTACTGTTTTTCGGGATGAATCTCCTTTCCCTAATCTAGTggatatttttgttgtttgtctTGTCCTTATTTTTCTACAAGGTACTTTTAGCTGTTTTTTCTGCAGTTATGGGAAGAAGACAttttaagcaaccataatcttTCTGTCACAGGTGTACAATTGGATGAATTAGCACAAGCTGATGAATCTCTCAAGATTTTAGTGCCTGGAATTAATGTTAGTAATAAGATTTTACCTGATAAAATGGTAAGGAAATGACAACTAATTGAAGTCATCTCTCTATATTTTCCCTTCTATCTTCATTTGATTAATTAACCATGCATTTGTTTCTTGTACTGCAGATTTCTAGGAAACTAAAATTCCAAAGTTCGGATATTGAATGGTCAGGCAGTCCTTGGTTTTGTGCTAAACAGCTGAAGCACTACTCAGGGTTTTGTAGGAACGGAACAGCCATAAATGtgagaaaattattttgtttttcattacaTCTCAATTTTTTCCTCACTAATAGGGACTTGGTATTATGAGGTGCCTAAGTCTCATATCATGTAGTATGTGATATTTGGTGGAATATTTAAGTGTTTGGTTCTCTCCTATTCCTCAAATAGCTAGCTTTTGAGGATGGGTTTCCTAAGACTTTGAGTACTTATCAAGCAGTAACAAAGTTGGTTGTCAGTGTCTCGGAAAGGGCTACCTGTGGAGGTTTTAGACCAACAAGGAGTTGAGTTGAGTGAAATGCCATCAAGTAATGTGTTGTGAAGGTGAAGACTTTGGCTCTTAGGGGCGGCAGTGCTCTGATAGGGACTTGGTATTATGAGGTGTTTAAGATCACATCGAGTAAAATGGGATGTTTGATGGAGTATTTAAGTGTTTAGGTTCTCCTTAACAGATAGCATTTGAGGGTGGCTTCCCCAAGTGCTTATCACCCACTTTCTTGGTACCATATACTTTTTCTGTTTTTGGAAGGAGTTTAACTTTCATGATTCTCAAGATATCACATCAAGTAATATGTGATGTTTGATGGAGTATTCAAGTGTTTTGGTTCTCCTTAATAGATAGCCTATGAGGGTGGGCTACCCAAGTGTTTGGGTGCTTATCACCCACCCACCTTCTTGGTACCATATACTTTTTCTGTTTTTggaattgtttaatttttatgatactaaagctatttttttctaaattttaggTCCActcatttgtatatattatgGCTGAAGAAGAAAACCACTATCTTGGTTACTTGGAAGATATGTATGAAGACAAGAAGAGACAAAAAAAGGTGAAGGTGCGTTGGTTTCATCATGGTCAGGAAGTTAAGCAGGTGATTCCACAGCTGATTCTGCAAGAGGGAGAGGTTTTCATCACACCTCATGTTCAGGTGATCAGCGCTGAGTGTGTCAATGGTCCTGCCACTGTTTTGACTCCTAAGCATTATGAGAAATACCTGGCTGCTGTGCCTCATACATCTTTATCCGAGATCCATACATGCTTTAGGCAGTTTAAAAACAATAGGCTTAAGCCCTTCACGCTTACAAAGTTGCGTGGGTATAGTAACCAGCCTGTTCTTTCTTGTTTAAATAGTCCTATTCTCTCCAAGAGAAAGGCAAAGTTTGAAAAGTCACACACAGATGATGATGAGAACTTCACTCAAGACGATCCTTTAAGGTCCAGCAATAAGAGGATTAGAAGTTCTAAGGATCACATATTTGAGAAGGGTTTTCCTGGTCTGCAAATGACAAAATGTGGACTGAAATATcctagtttaaaattaaaactatcaAGAAAAACAGTAGGTATTAAGGTTATTGGACCAAAGCCTAAACTGTCTTTTCAGGTCGGTGCTAAGATAGAGGTTCTTTGTCAAGATAGTGGCATTAGAGGATGCTGGTTTAGATGTAAAATCTTGAGCATGTCTGCGAGGCTGCTGAAGGTCCAGTATGATGATTTGCTTGATATAGACGGAGCACAGAAACTAGAGGTATGCAAtggcttgtgttttcttttctttatctcaACATTGCTGAACTACTGATTGTAGTAATTTTTGGACACAGAAGtccaatcatataaaaaaatttctagtGAAAAGTATGGTTCTCAGCCTGTTGTTAACCCTTTTAGGAATGGGTCCCTGCATCTAGAGTGGCAGCTCCTGATAAATTGGGTATGCGATGTTCAGGCCGCTTAACAGTCCGGTCATGCCCTCCTGAATACAATTCAGATCGTACTTTTGAGATTGGAGCAGCAGTGGATGCCTGGTGGTCTGATGGATGGTGGGAAGGCGTCATAACTGCAGTTAATGTCAGTGGAGATGGAATCCTGCAAGTTTATACCCCTGGTAGGatacattctttttttctttaattattgtgATGTAGTTCACTGGCTCATGGACTCCGTGAGTTTGTGAATCATGTTTTGTTCGGGTTTTATGTCTGACAATTGGTAGTTATGACTTTCTCATTAGGTGAAGAGAGGTTCCTGAAGGTCGATCAGAAGAACATTCGGATTTCCCGAGATTGGATCAATAACAGATGGATTGATATACGAGGAAAGCCTGACATTTGCACTTATTTAACTTCAAATGTCAGGTCCAGCATCGGGATGTCAGCTAATTCTGCAGTGGTGGTTGGATCCATGTCTGATTGCTCTGCTTTAGAAAGTAAATCATCATCAATTCCCAAAGTTGAACTTTCTAAGAAGGTTGAGCCAGAATCGTCTGGTTTGGAAATCCCTGTTGATCTGGAAAATATGAAGGGAATAACTCTGAGGGAGCCACTCTATGCCATTCATGAGGACAAGGATAACTCTGGTGGTGGCTGTGATGAAGCTGACAAAGCTGTGAAGACAATTCTGACCTTCAATGAACACAAGGACAATAACTCTTGTAGCGGCAGTGATGATGAAACTGAGGATGATGATAATGTCAATGGTGATGATGTTGACAACGGGGAGGCAAGTAAGGAAAATTTTGATTGTTGTGAACCAAAACTTGATGCAGCAGAAGCAATACAAGTGCATgatgaataatatattatagaaGCTAAATGGGGAATTTTTTTCTCTCCTGATTTTACCTGAAGGTGGAATGAGCTTGTATATAAACCATTTGAAGCCCTGAGGTAGTTGCATATGCAGAGGATAATGATTCTGAAGTTTCTGACTTAAGGATAATTGTAGTGTATAGCATTATAGCTTATGTTTTTGGGCTCATGAGATCAACTTCTATAGGCTCCATATTTAGGTAATGTGGCTGGTAGATGCGCAACTGCACATATCAGTTCAAGCTGCATATTATAGAGTTAGCCCATGAGTAAAGTTTGTAATGATATTCAGTAGTTTTGGCTTTTGACCATGAATCTTACAAGATTACAGAATTACAAAATCTGCCATGTCGAGATTCTTCTATATCTAAATTATCGTTCCAGAAGTAACTGATTTGAATTCTTAAGTAAGGTTCCGGTTTTTTCTGGCAAATGGAGGAATTAGGTGTAAGTGGAGTTTTCTTAAGTTGGTTCAACCCCAACTACTATGGATCTCTCAGTTCacttttaaattgatttattagAATG
This portion of the Vigna unguiculata cultivar IT97K-499-35 chromosome 6, ASM411807v1, whole genome shotgun sequence genome encodes:
- the LOC114188137 gene encoding uncharacterized protein LOC114188137, coding for MSGGEVGGGGVFVAWEEQVICQERGNRVIHFYLKDALGNSVLAVVGTERSVRHMMYVVPDHFLQAYGSTQPINACKWRARREVVDWLTCLVSRNRSHHAGVQLDELAQADESLKILVPGINVSNKILPDKMISRKLKFQSSDIEWSGSPWFCAKQLKHYSGFCRNGTAINVHSFVYIMAEEENHYLGYLEDMYEDKKRQKKVKVRWFHHGQEVKQVIPQLILQEGEVFITPHVQVISAECVNGPATVLTPKHYEKYLAAVPHTSLSEIHTCFRQFKNNRLKPFTLTKLRGYSNQPVLSCLNSPILSKRKAKFEKSHTDDDENFTQDDPLRSSNKRIRSSKDHIFEKGFPGLQMTKCGLKYPSLKLKLSRKTVGIKVIGPKPKLSFQVGAKIEVLCQDSGIRGCWFRCKILSMSARLLKVQYDDLLDIDGAQKLEEWVPASRVAAPDKLGMRCSGRLTVRSCPPEYNSDRTFEIGAAVDAWWSDGWWEGVITAVNVSGDGILQVYTPGEERFLKVDQKNIRISRDWINNRWIDIRGKPDICTYLTSNVRSSIGMSANSAVVVGSMSDCSALESKSSSIPKVELSKKVEPESSGLEIPVDLENMKGITLREPLYAIHEDKDNSGGGCDEADKAVKTILTFNEHKDNNSCSGSDDETEDDDNVNGDDVDNGEASKENFDCCEPKLDAAEAIQVHDE